AGAACGCCTACGCGGACGCCGCGCTCGCCGGCACCACGGCCCTGCGCGAGACGCTGGTGGCCGAGATGCGCGGGCGCATCCGCGAGGATGACGGCAGCGTGCCGGACCTCGACGGGCCCTTCGCCTACTACACCCGCTACCGCGAGGGCGGGCAGCACCCGCTGGTCTGCCGCCGCCCGGCCGACAGGATCGCCCCCGGCCTCGTCGGGGACCTCGCCGGGGATGGCGAGCAGATCCTCGTCGACGGCGACCGGGAAGGGGAGGGGCATGCCTTCTTCAGCCTGGAGGACGCCTCCCACTCCGACGACCACGCGCTGATCGCCTGGAGCGCCGACACCAAGGGCTCCGAGCTCTACACCATCCGGGTCCGCGACCTCGCCACGGGCCGGGATCTCGAGGACCAGGTGCTCGCCACCACCGGCGACGTCGTGTGGAGCGCCGACGGCCGTGCGTTCTGGTACGTCGCGGTCGACGAGAACCACCGCCCCGCGACCGTGATGCTGCACCGCCTCGGCACGCCGCAGAGCGACGACGTGACGGTCTACGAGGAGAGCGACGCGGGCTTCTTCGTCGGCATCGGCGAGACCCAGTCCGGCGCCTACCTGGTGGTGACGGCGAACGACCACGAGACCTCCGAGGTCCATCTCGCCGACCGCGCCAAGCCCAACGGGCCCCTGCGCGTCGTGGCGCCGCGCGAGCCGAAGCTGATCTACTCGGTCGAGCATCGCGGCGACGAATTGTTCGTGCTCACCAACGCCGACGGCGCCGAGGACTTCAAGATCGCGGTGGCGCCGGTCTCGGACCCGGCCCGGGCGAACTGGCGCGACCTGATCCCGCACCGCTCAGGGGTGATGATCCGCTTCCAGCACGTGCTCGCCCGCCACCTCGTGCGGCTGGAACTCGAGAATGCCCGCCCGCGCCTGATCGTGCGCGACGCCGAGAGCGGCGCCGAGCACAGCGTCGCCTTCGCCGAGGAGGCCTACTCGCTCGGCCTGTCGCCGGGCCACGCCTTCGACACCGATCTCGTCCGCTTCACCTACTCGTCGATGACGACGCCGGCGGAGACCTACGACTACCACGCCGAGACCCGCGAGCGGACCCTGCGCAAGCGCCAGGACGTGCCGAGCGGCCACGACCCGGCGGCCTACGTCACGCGGCGCCTGTTCGCGACCGCACCGGACGGGGAAGAGGTCCCGGTCTCGCTGCTGCACCGGCGCGATACGCCGCTGGACGGCACCGCGCCGCTCCTCCTCTACGGCTACGGCTCCTACGGCTCCCTGATGTCGGCGGCCTTCCGCACCAACCCGCTGTCGCTGGTCGATCGCGGCTTCGTCTACGCCATCGCGCATGTCCGCGGCGGCACCGAGAAGGGATGGCGCTGGTACCTCGACGGCAAGCGCGAGAAGAAGCCCAACACCTTCTCGGACTTCGTCGCCTGCGCCCGCGCGCTGATCGAGGCCCGCTACACCGGGGCGGGCCGCATCGTGGCCCACGGCGGCAGCGCCGGCGGCATGCTGATGGGGGCGGTGGCGAACCTCGCGCCGGAGCTGTTCGCCGGCATCGTCGCCGACGTGCCCTTCGTCGACGTGCTCAACACCATGCTGGACGGCGAGCTGCCGCTCACCCCGCCCGAATGGCCCGAATGGGGCAATCCGGGCGCCGACCTCCAGGCCTTCGAGACGATCCTGTCCTACTCGCCCTACGACAACGTGGCGGCGAAGGCCTACCCGGCGATCCTGGCGCTCGGCGGCCTCACCGATCCGCGGGTGACCTACTGGGAGCCGGCGAAGTGGGTCGCGCGTCTGCGCGCCACCATGACCGGCGGCGGCCCGGTGCTCCTGCGCACCAACATGGAGGCCGGGCACGGCGGCGCGGCGGGCCGGTTCGACCGCCTGGAGGAGGTGGCGCTGATCTACGCCTTCGCGCTCGCGGCGGTGGGGGCGGAGGCTTAAGCTCCGGCATCGGAACGCAAAAAACCCTCCCCCGCAGAGGGGGGAGGGTTCAGGCGGCGGCGCCCTCACACCGGCCGCATCGTACCGCCGCCCGTTGCACCCGTCCCGACATGCCGGCTGCGCAGCCGGAAGGCCAGGATCAGCATGAAGGCCCCGAAGGCGATGGCGTAGCCGCCCATCCAGTAGGTCAGGACGAGAAGCGACAGCACCGGGCTCGCGATCAGGGCGACGGCGAACAGCACCGACAGCGCCCCGCCGATCGCCAGCCACCAGCGGCCGTGATCGAGATGGAGCCGGAAGGCGGCGGCGATCATCAGGGCGCCGGTCACGAGCGCCCAGGCGGCGATGAGGTAGATGAAAGCGACGAGGGTGCTGCCCGGCATCAGGAAGGCGAGCACGCCGACCAGGATGTTGAGGATGCCGGCGGCCAGCAGGTAGCCCCAGCGCTCGTGCCGCTCCGCCGCCCGGATCGCGGCCACGATCTCGGTGATGCCGTCGACCAGCATGTAGGCCGAGAAGAAGATCACCAGGGTCAGCAGCGTGGCGCCCGGTGCGATCAGCGCCACGATCCCGAACAGGATCGCGAAGGCGCCGCGGAGCGCGATCAGCCACCAGTTGCGGGCCAATACCGCGCTCATCGCGTTGAGGCGGGCGAGCGGATCGGCCGCATTGCCGTAAGGGGATGCGCCGCCATGCGGCGTATTCGGAAGGGGAGAAGCGGTACTCATGCGATCATCCTCCGGGACGAGGGCCGCCAAGGTCAGGCCTTGCTTGGGGTGAACGTGGAGAGAGCGCGGCTGTTCCGTTAGCTTTCGGTAACCTTACGTCTTCGATAAGCTTCCCTCATGGTCCTCGCCCCGTTCGGGCCGGTCGCGGCGCGCACCACGTCTCCACGGTCCCGGTTCATCCCGGCCCCGGGCCGGCTTTTTTGCCGCAATGCGGAACCGGCGCCTCTGCCGCAGCGTCTTCCAAGCCGAGGCGGGCGCCTTGCCCGGCCCGGATGCGGGCCGTCGCGTGGAATTCACGACATGCTGGACGATCAGTCGCGGGCGGAGGCCCCGGTGGGACGGGACGCGCCGGCGCCCGTCGTGACGCGAGCGGATGCCGCGCGCGACGAGAACACGCGGGCGCTGCAAGAAAACACCCGCGCCTTGCGCGAGCACGTCCCGCAGGACGAGGTGGCGGACAAGGATTCGGGCTCGGACGAGAAAGACACGGACGGCGAGGGCGACGAGGGCAAGCGGAAGAAGCCGGGCCTGATCAAGCGCCACCCGCTGTGGTTCGTCCTCGGTGCGGTCCTGCTCCTCCTCGCAGCGGCCGGCGGCTACTGGTACTGGCTGACCTCCATCCACCCCTACGAGAGCACCGACGACGCCTTCGTCGATGCGCGCCAGTTCGCGGTCTCGCCCAAGGTATCGGGCTACGTCACCGCCGTGCCGGTGACCGACAACCAGCACGTCGAGGCCGGCGCCGTGCTGCTCCAGATCGACACGCGCGACTACGAGGTGGCGCTCCAGCAGGCGCGGGCGCAGATCCAGTCGGCCGAGGCCCAGATCCAGGGCTTCGACGCCCAGATCCAGGCGCAGCAGGGATCGATCCAGGAGGCCAAGGCCCAGGTCGAGCAGGCCAAGGCGGCGCTGCAATTCGCCAAGCAGGATGCCGCCCGCTACCAGGATCTCGCCCAGCGCGGCGCCGGCTCGGTGCAGCAATCGCAGCAATCGACCTCGAACCTGCAGCAGCAGCAGGCCAACGTCGACCGCGCCAACGCCGCCGTGACGGTGGCGCAGCGCCAGATCGGCTCGCTCCAGGCGCAGAAGGCCGGTGCCGAGGCGAGCCTCGCCCAGGCCCGGGCCCAGGAGGCGCAGGCCAGGCTCAACCTGTCCTACACGACCGTGACGACGGCGCAGGCCGGCCGCGTGGTGCGCCTCACCGGCGCGGTCGGGCAGTTCGCGCAGGCCGGCCAGGCGCTCAGCATGTTCGTGCCCGACGACATCTGGGTCACGGCGAACTTCAAGGAGACCCAGATCACCGACATGCGCCCGGGCCAGGCGGTCGATGTCGAGATCGACGCCTATCCCGACCACAAGATCACCGGCCGGGTCGATTCGGTGCAGCCGGGCTCGGGCACCGCCTTCAGCCTGCTGCCGGCCGAGAACGCCACCGGCAACTACGTCAAGGTGGTGCAGCGCGTGCCGGTGAAGATCACGGTCGAGAACTGGCCGAAGGACGTCTCGATCGGCCCCGGCATGTCGGTCGTGCCGACGGTGCGCGTGCGCTGAGACGGGAGTCCCTGCCGTGAGCGGTCAGAACCCCGCCGACAGCGCCGCCGGCGACCACAATCCCTGGATCATCGCCATGGTGGTGGCGCTCGCCACCTTCATGGAGGTGCTCGACACCACCATCGCCAACGTCGCCCTGCGCTACATCGCGGGCGGCCTCGCCGTCGGCCCGGACGAGGCGGCCTGGGTGGTGACGAGCTACCTCGTCGCCAACGCGATCGTGCTCACCGCCTCGAGCTTCCTCGCCAAGCGCTACGGCCGCAAGGCCTTCTTCATGGCGGCGATCGCGCTGTTCACCGTCTCCTCGGTCCTGTGCGGCCTCGCCTGGAGCCTCGAATCGCTGCTGTTCTTCCGGATCCTGCAGGGGCTCGGGGGCGGCGGCATGGCGCCGCTGGCGCAGTCGATCCTGGCGGATTCCTTCCCGCCGGAGAAGCGCGGCCAGGCCTTCGCCCTCTACGGCGTCGCCATCGTGGTCGCGCCGGTGGTCGGGCCGACGCTCGGCGGCTGGCTCTCCGACCAGTATTCCTGGCACTGGTGCTTCCTCATCAACGCGCCCGTCGGCGTCATTGCCCTGTTCCTGATCTGGTGGCTGGTGCAGGATCCGAAATCGGCGGTCGAGGAGAGGAAGCGCCTGCGCCGGGAGGGCGTGCGCTTCGACATCGTCGGCTTCGTCCTGGTCGCGACCTTCCTCGGCTCGCTCGAGGTCGTCCTCGACGAGGGCCAGCGCAAGGACTGGTTCGGCTCGAACCTGATCGTGATCTTCGCCTGCCTGACCGTCGTGTCGTTCGTGGCGATGATCCCGTGGGAGCTGAACCACAAGAACCCGGTCATCGACCTGCGGCTGCTGGCCAAGCGCCAGTTCGGCTCGTGCTTCCTGGTGATGCTCGCCACCGGCGCGATCCTGATCGCCACGACCCAGTTCCTGCCGCAGCTGCTCCAGGACTATTTCGGCTACACCGCCACCTGGGCCGGCCTCGCGCTGTCGCCGGGCGGCATCGTCACCTGCCTGATGATGTTCGTGATCGGCCGCGTCTCGTCCTACGTCCAACCGAAGTACCTCATCGCGACGGGCGCCACCATCATCGCCTTCGCGATGTATGACCTGACCAACCTCTACGGCGACCTCAACTTCGGCTTCTTCGTCTGGTCGCGCGTCTATATCGGCATCGGCCTGCCGATGATCTTCCTGTCGATCACCGCGGCCTCCTACGAGGGGATCTCGAAGGACCAGACCGACCAGGCCTCGGCGCTGATCAACGTCGCCCGCAACGTCGGCGGCTCGATGGGCGTGTCGCTCGCCCAGAACATCCTGGCCTATCGCCAGCAGTTCCATACCAGCCGGCTCGTCGAGCACATCGTGCCCTCGGAGCCGGCCTACAAGGAGACCCTGCGCGCGGCGACGCAGTTCTTCTCGACCCGCGGCGCCAGCACGGTCGACGCCCAGAACCAGGCCGTCGCCTGGATCGGCCGGCAGGTCCAGACCCAGTCGGCGTTCCTCGCCTATATCGATGTGTTCTGGGCGCTCGCCGTGGTCTCGGCCTGCGCGGTGCCGCTGGCGATGATCCTCAAGAACGTGAAGCGCGGCGGCGAGGCGCCGGCGGGCGGGCATTGAGGGCCCAACGAGCCGGAGCGCCTGCGACCTCATCCTGAGCGACCATCGGAGCGACCGAACCCCGAAAGGCCCGGCGATTGCCTGGCCGTACGGGATCGACGACAACGGCGGCACCGTGGGACGGCCCGGCGTGGACGGCGACTGCCGGCCCGCGTGTCATGGCCGCGCCGGCCTGCTGCTCTCGATTGGGCCGGACGACTGGCGGACTCTGAGTTTCCATGGCGGCAGCCGCATGCCGGATCGGGAGTTGACTGCTATTTCGCGTGCGGTCATATCCGCGCAAGTTCATGCTCGGCGCTCTGCTGGACCGATTGAGAGTAAGATTCTGATGAGCGGCTTGAAATTCGGGACTTCTGGCCTTCGCGGTCTGGTGGTCGATCTTGTGGGATGGCCGAGCTATTCCTATTCCAAGGCTTTCTTCGACTCGGTCGGTGCTGCCAGCTCTCGGAGCGGCAAGATCCTGATCGGGCGTGATCTGCGCGACAGCAGCCCGGAGATCGCCGCCGCGGTCGCCACCGCCGCCGGTGCGGCCGGCTTCGAGGCCGTCGATTGCGGCTCCCTGCCGACCCCGGCCCTCGCGCTCGAGGCGATGCGGACCGGGAGCTGCGCCGTCATGGTCACCGGCAGCCACATCCCGCAGGATCGCAACGGCCTGAAGTTCTATCGTCCCGACGGCGAGATCACCAAGGCCGACGAGGCGGCGATCCTCGCCGCGCTCGGCGACGGAGCGACACCAGGCACCCTGCCGCCGCCGGTGACCGCCACGCCCGAGCCGGCCGCGCTCGACCGCTATGCCCGGCGCTACCGCGACGCGTTCGCGTCCGACATCCTGAGCGGCCTGACGGTCGCGGTCTATCAGCAGAGCTCGGTCGCCCGCGACCTCCTCGCCGAGCTGCTGGCCGCGTTCGGCGCGCGCGTCGTGCCGATCGGCCGGTCCGAGACCTTCGTGCCGATCGACACCGAGGCCCACCGGCCCGAGGACATCGCGTTCATCCGCGACGCGATGGCCGATGGCGGCTTCGACGCCCTCGTGACGACCGACGGCGACGCCGACCGGCCCCTGATCGCCGATGCCGCGGGCAGGATCGTGCGCGGCGACATCCTCGGGCTGATCACCGCCCGGTACCTCGGTGCCGACGCGGTCGTCGTCCCTGTCACGGCCGGCTCGGCCATCGAGCGCGCCGGCGGGTTCCGGACGGTGCTGCGCACCAAGGTCGGCTCGCCCTTCGTCATCGCCGGCATGGCGCAGGCGGCCGGGGACGGCGCCGGCCTCGTCGTCGGCTTCGAGGCCAATGGCGGATTCCTGCTCGGGTCGGACGTCGCCCTCGGCGGCAGGAGGCTCCCGGCCCTGCCGACGCGCGATGCCGTGCTGCCGATCCTGGCGGCCCTCGCCGCGACGCGGCAGGCCGGGACGTCGCTCGCCGACCTCGTGACCTCGCTCGGCGCCGGCGAGACCGCGAGCGACCGGCTGCCCGACGTCGCCGCGGAGCGGAGCGGCGCCCTCCTGCGCCGGCTCGGCGAGGACGCGTTTCGCCGGGACTTCCTTCGCCCGGTCGGCGTTCCCCAGGCCGTCGACGGGCGGGACGGGGTCAGGATCGCGCTCGACGGCGATCGGACGATCCATTTCCGCGCCTCCGGCAATGCCCCGGAATTGCGGTGCTACGCGGAGGCGACGACGCTCGCGGCGGCGGAGGACCTCGTCCGCTGGGGCCTGGCGGCCGCAGCCTCGGCGATGGGAGAAGGGGCGGCGCAGCCCTGAGGGCCCGTCCGCGAGGCTCGGGCGGACCGGGCTCGCATGCCGGCATGCCGGCCCCGGACCGCCGCGGCCCGCTCGGCAAGGCTTCTGGGCAAGGCTTCTCGGCAAGGCTCTTCGGGCGGTCAGGCCGTTCGCTTCGAGCCCGGGAGCGGCAGGGTCGGGGGCAGCGCCAGGAGATCG
The sequence above is drawn from the Methylobacterium terrae genome and encodes:
- a CDS encoding S9 family peptidase, translated to MTLRLSPPAAAPTAQSRPVTVTVHGRAVTDPYAWLKAENWKDVLKDPSALPAEIRTLLDAENAYADAALAGTTALRETLVAEMRGRIREDDGSVPDLDGPFAYYTRYREGGQHPLVCRRPADRIAPGLVGDLAGDGEQILVDGDREGEGHAFFSLEDASHSDDHALIAWSADTKGSELYTIRVRDLATGRDLEDQVLATTGDVVWSADGRAFWYVAVDENHRPATVMLHRLGTPQSDDVTVYEESDAGFFVGIGETQSGAYLVVTANDHETSEVHLADRAKPNGPLRVVAPREPKLIYSVEHRGDELFVLTNADGAEDFKIAVAPVSDPARANWRDLIPHRSGVMIRFQHVLARHLVRLELENARPRLIVRDAESGAEHSVAFAEEAYSLGLSPGHAFDTDLVRFTYSSMTTPAETYDYHAETRERTLRKRQDVPSGHDPAAYVTRRLFATAPDGEEVPVSLLHRRDTPLDGTAPLLLYGYGSYGSLMSAAFRTNPLSLVDRGFVYAIAHVRGGTEKGWRWYLDGKREKKPNTFSDFVACARALIEARYTGAGRIVAHGGSAGGMLMGAVANLAPELFAGIVADVPFVDVLNTMLDGELPLTPPEWPEWGNPGADLQAFETILSYSPYDNVAAKAYPAILALGGLTDPRVTYWEPAKWVARLRATMTGGGPVLLRTNMEAGHGGAAGRFDRLEEVALIYAFALAAVGAEA
- a CDS encoding HdeD family acid-resistance protein, which encodes MSTASPLPNTPHGGASPYGNAADPLARLNAMSAVLARNWWLIALRGAFAILFGIVALIAPGATLLTLVIFFSAYMLVDGITEIVAAIRAAERHERWGYLLAAGILNILVGVLAFLMPGSTLVAFIYLIAAWALVTGALMIAAAFRLHLDHGRWWLAIGGALSVLFAVALIASPVLSLLVLTYWMGGYAIAFGAFMLILAFRLRSRHVGTGATGGGTMRPV
- a CDS encoding HlyD family secretion protein — translated: MLDDQSRAEAPVGRDAPAPVVTRADAARDENTRALQENTRALREHVPQDEVADKDSGSDEKDTDGEGDEGKRKKPGLIKRHPLWFVLGAVLLLLAAAGGYWYWLTSIHPYESTDDAFVDARQFAVSPKVSGYVTAVPVTDNQHVEAGAVLLQIDTRDYEVALQQARAQIQSAEAQIQGFDAQIQAQQGSIQEAKAQVEQAKAALQFAKQDAARYQDLAQRGAGSVQQSQQSTSNLQQQQANVDRANAAVTVAQRQIGSLQAQKAGAEASLAQARAQEAQARLNLSYTTVTTAQAGRVVRLTGAVGQFAQAGQALSMFVPDDIWVTANFKETQITDMRPGQAVDVEIDAYPDHKITGRVDSVQPGSGTAFSLLPAENATGNYVKVVQRVPVKITVENWPKDVSIGPGMSVVPTVRVR
- a CDS encoding DHA2 family efflux MFS transporter permease subunit, giving the protein MSGQNPADSAAGDHNPWIIAMVVALATFMEVLDTTIANVALRYIAGGLAVGPDEAAWVVTSYLVANAIVLTASSFLAKRYGRKAFFMAAIALFTVSSVLCGLAWSLESLLFFRILQGLGGGGMAPLAQSILADSFPPEKRGQAFALYGVAIVVAPVVGPTLGGWLSDQYSWHWCFLINAPVGVIALFLIWWLVQDPKSAVEERKRLRREGVRFDIVGFVLVATFLGSLEVVLDEGQRKDWFGSNLIVIFACLTVVSFVAMIPWELNHKNPVIDLRLLAKRQFGSCFLVMLATGAILIATTQFLPQLLQDYFGYTATWAGLALSPGGIVTCLMMFVIGRVSSYVQPKYLIATGATIIAFAMYDLTNLYGDLNFGFFVWSRVYIGIGLPMIFLSITAASYEGISKDQTDQASALINVARNVGGSMGVSLAQNILAYRQQFHTSRLVEHIVPSEPAYKETLRAATQFFSTRGASTVDAQNQAVAWIGRQVQTQSAFLAYIDVFWALAVVSACAVPLAMILKNVKRGGEAPAGGH
- a CDS encoding phosphomannomutase: MSGLKFGTSGLRGLVVDLVGWPSYSYSKAFFDSVGAASSRSGKILIGRDLRDSSPEIAAAVATAAGAAGFEAVDCGSLPTPALALEAMRTGSCAVMVTGSHIPQDRNGLKFYRPDGEITKADEAAILAALGDGATPGTLPPPVTATPEPAALDRYARRYRDAFASDILSGLTVAVYQQSSVARDLLAELLAAFGARVVPIGRSETFVPIDTEAHRPEDIAFIRDAMADGGFDALVTTDGDADRPLIADAAGRIVRGDILGLITARYLGADAVVVPVTAGSAIERAGGFRTVLRTKVGSPFVIAGMAQAAGDGAGLVVGFEANGGFLLGSDVALGGRRLPALPTRDAVLPILAALAATRQAGTSLADLVTSLGAGETASDRLPDVAAERSGALLRRLGEDAFRRDFLRPVGVPQAVDGRDGVRIALDGDRTIHFRASGNAPELRCYAEATTLAAAEDLVRWGLAAAASAMGEGAAQP